The window ACTGGAATCATATAAAAGTCAAATAAACCTTTATCTTCAATAATTGGTGAATCAATTAATTTTTCACTTGTTTTAAAAGGAAAAGAAGTAATAATGCCTGATGGAATACCAGTATCATTAATGGCTTCTAATATTTCAGTTATAAAATCCCAATCATAAGTATCTATAAGAAATTCATCTACAAGCATTAAAGAATTATCAAATTGTGCTAAATTTTCAATGTCTTCCTTCCAAGTAGCCTCTCTTCTTGCCTCATCATAATTCGGTAAAACATAATCCATTTCTGTCTTACCAATAGTTGAAACTGCTTGCATCTCCACTCCATCATTAGAAGCTATTTCAAATGCTTTTAAGAGATTTTCCTTGTTTGCTAAATTAATGGATCTTACTCCCAATTCATAGGATTTTTCAATGATCTTGCTTACATTATTCGGGTTTCTAAGAAGGTCTAAATTGTATAAACGAGTCCTATGGCCAAAATAAGCATCTGCAAGAAATGGGGCATTTCCTAAAACTACACGAGGGATTGATTTTCCTTTAAATTCTAAATCTTCATTAAAAATAATAAACACGACCTAAAAAAATAATAGTTATAATACTAGAATTGAAAATTGAAACTGTTTAATTCTGAATAAAAATTTAATTAAATTAATTATTAAACTTATCGAAAAATAGTTGAATAAAAAAATAAATTGAAAAAATAAATAGATAAAAAAAGACTCTCTTAAAAGAATAAAAGAATAAGAATAAAAAAGACTCTTTTAAAGAATAAAAATGAGAATAAAAAAAGAAAAAAGAATAAAATTATTCTTTTTCAATTACAACAGCAGTTCCATAAGTTAAAACTTCTTGCATGTTTTGGGAAATACTGTCTGAATCCATTCTAACGGAGATAATTGCATTTGCACCTAATTCTTTAGCATGTTCAATGCAACGTGTAATAGATTCTTCTCTTGATTCTTCCATCATTGTAACATATTGCTTAATTTCTCCACCGAATAAGCCTTTAATACCTGCACCAATATCTCCACCAACACCACGTGCACGTACAGTTAAACCATAAACAAATCCTTTATTTTCTACAATTTTATACCCTGAGATATAATTTGCACTTGAAATAGGAAATTCATCCATACTTACCATTTTTATGCCTCCATTATTTTTCTAGATTAACCGAAGTTAATTACTATAATATTTAGTTATATTATATATAAACCTTTTTAAATTTATTTTATAGAATTTTAAACTTAAATCAATATTAAAAAAGATTAAATAAATTAAAATAGGAAAATGAAAAAACCAACAATTCAAAAATATTTTAAAAAAAACTAATATAAAATAAATTAAAAACACTATCTTACAAATTATTTAAATATAATGTTAACGATAAATAATAACACTATAAGCTATCTAATCTTATCTTATAAATTTTAAAAAAATATGAAAATTAGATAATTTATCATAATTTTAAATATTAAAAAACTTTTATAAATTGAATAAATAGTAAAATAAAAGCAAAGGCTTAGGAATATTTAATTTATAAAAATAATTATTATTAAAATTACTAAAAACTTATTTCAAATAAAGAATGGTGAAATAATGAAAGCATTAGTCGCAGATGCAATAAATGAAAAAGGTATTGAAAACTTAAAGGAAATTGCTGAAGTTGTAGTGGATACTAGCATCAGCCCTGAAGAATTACTTGAAACTGTTGGGGAATATGATGCTATTATCGTAAGAAGTAGAACCAAATTACCTGCCGAAGTGATTGAAAAAGCAGATAAACTTAAAATCATTGCAAGAGCAGGTGTAGGTGTAGATAATATTGATGTAAATGCAGCTACCCAAAAAGGTATTATGGTAGTTAATGCACCGGAATCTACTTCAATCACTGTAGCAGAGCACACAATGGGATTAATCCTAAGTACCATCCGTAAAATAGCTATTGCTGATAAATCTACCAAAGCAGGAAAATGGGAGAAAAAGGCATTTATGGGAATGGAACTTAGAAACAAAACCCTTGGTGTGATAGGTATGGGAAGAATTGGATCTCAAGTGGTAAACAGATGTAAAGCATTTGAAATGGATGCTATTGCATATGA of the Methanobrevibacter olleyae genome contains:
- a CDS encoding heavy metal-binding domain-containing protein, whose protein sequence is MVSMDEFPISSANYISGYKIVENKGFVYGLTVRARGVGGDIGAGIKGLFGGEIKQYVTMMEESREESITRCIEHAKELGANAIISVRMDSDSISQNMQEVLTYGTAVVIEKE